Proteins from a genomic interval of Gossypium hirsutum isolate 1008001.06 chromosome A09, Gossypium_hirsutum_v2.1, whole genome shotgun sequence:
- the LOC107888629 gene encoding SAL1 phosphatase: MSYHKELAAAKKAASLAARLCQNVQKALLQSDVQSKTDKTPVTVADYGSQALVSFVLQQELHAEFSLVAEEDSKDLRKDGAQEIVERITKLVNDSLTSDGSYNVTLSTEDVLTAIDSGISEGGCQGRHWVLDPIDGTKGFLRGDQYAIALALLDGGKVVLGVLACPNLPLTSLKDAGQHSPNNEVGCLFFAEVGGGTYMQPLDGSSAAKVQVSAVENPEEASFFESYEAAHSMHDLSSLIAQKLGVKAPPVRIDSQAKYGALSRGDGAIYLRFPHKGYREKIWDHAAGCIVVTEAGGVVTDAAGQPLDFSKGKHLDVDTGIIVTNQKLMPLLLNAVKESLKEKAPSS; encoded by the exons ATGTCTTATCATAAAGAGCTGGCTGCTGCAAAGAAAGCAGCTTCTCTTGCTGCTCGTCTCTGTCAG AATGTACAAAAGGCTTTGCTGCAATCAGATGTTCAATCCAAAACTGATAAAACTCCTGTAACAGTAGCTGATTATG GCTCACAGGCACTGGTTAGTTTTGTGCTGCAGCAGGAACTTCATGCTGAATTCTCATTAGTTGCCGAGGAG GATTCTAAAGATCTTCGCAAAGATGGTGCCCAGGAAATAGTAGAGCGCATTACAAAACTTGTGAACGATTCTTTAACTAGTGATGGATCATACAATGTTACTTTATCCACAGAAGACGTTCTCACGGCCATTGACAGTGGCATATCTGAAGGTGGTTGCCAAGGTCGACATTGGGTTTTAGATCCTATAGATGGTACTAAAGG TTTTCTGAGAGGAGATCAGTATGCAATAGCATTGGCTTTGCTGGATGGAGGAAAAGTTGTTCTGGGTGTGCTGGCTTGTCCAAATCTTCCACTAACTTCCCTCAAGGATGCTGGCCAGCATTCTCCAAATAACGAAGTTGGCTGCCTTTTCTTTGCTGAAGTTGGTGGTGGAACTTATATGCAGCCACTTGATGGTTCTTCGGCAGCGAAg GTGCAAGTAAGTGCTGTTGAAAATCCTGAAGAAGCATCATTCTTTGAGTCATATGAAGCAGCACACTCCATGCATGATTTATCTAGTTTGATTGCCCAA AAACTCGGTGTCAAAGCACCGCCGGTTAGAATTGACAGTCAGGCAAAATATGGTGCTCTGTCCAGAGGAGATGGAGCCATATATCTGCGTTTTCCTCACAAAGGATATCGAGAGAAAATATGGGATCATGCTGCTGGGTGTATTGTTGTAACTG AAGCTGGGGGTGTGGTCACAGATGCTGCAGGGCAGCCCTTGGATTTTTCCAAGGGAAAGCATCTTGATGTGGACACAGGCATCATTGTCACTAACCAGAAGTTAATGCCATTACTGTTGAATGCAGTTAAAGAATCCCTGAAAGAGAAAGCTCCATCCTCATGA